The Acidobacteriota bacterium region TCGGTGTGGAACTGCTGCGCAAGAGCGGCGAGAAACCCGAAGTGCTGCACGCCGTCGAGGCGCATCACTTCGACGTGGACTTCCAGAGCGTCGAGGCGGTGCTGGTGCAGGTGGCCGATGCGGTGTCCGCCGCCCGGCCGGGCGCCCGCCGCGAAATCCTCGAGTCGTACATCAAGCGCCTCGAGAAGCTCGAAAACATCGCCGACAGCTTCACCGGCGTGGCCAAGGCCTATGCGCTGCAGGCCGGCCGCGAGATCCGTGTCATCGTCGAGAGCAACAAGATCAGCGACGAGCAGGCGTTCTGGATGGCCAAGGACCTGACCAAGAAGATCGAGAGCGACCTGCAGTACCCGGGCCAGATCAAGGTGACGGTGATCCGGGAGCGGCGGTTCGTCGAGTACGCCAAGTAGAACTCCGGCCGGGGTGCCGGCCGGCCCAACAGCGGGAGGAAGCGATGCGCGTGCTGTGTGTGGGCGATGTCATGGGGCGGCCGGGGCGGCGGGTACTCCGCGAAATGCTGCACCGGGTGCAGAGCGAATACCGGATTGACTTCACCATCGCCAACGGCGAGAACGCCGCCGGCGGCTTCGGCATGATTCCCGAGAAGTTCCAGGAGCTCATGCCCCTCGGGATCGACGTGATGACCACGGGCAACCACATCTGGGACCGGAAAGAGGCGTACGATCTGCTCAACCAGACCGACCGGCTGCTCCGTCCCCTGAACTACCCGCCGGGCGTGCCCGGCCGGGGCTTCACCGTCGTCGACTCGCAGATCGGCGTGCCCGTGGCGGTGATCAACCTGCAGGGCCGGGTGTTCATGCCGCCCATCGACTGTCCCTTCCGCGGCGTCGAGGCGGTGCTGCCCGAGCTGCGGCGCCGCACACCCATCATCTTCGTGGATTTCCACGCCGAGGCCACCTCGGAGAAGGTGGCCATGGGCTGGTTTCTCAACGGCAAGGTGAGCGCGGTGTTCGGCACCCACACCCACGTCCAGACCGCCGACGAGCGGATCCTGCCGGACGGCACGGCGTACATCACCGACCTCGGCATGACCGGCCCCCACGACTGGGTCATCGGCATGGACGTGGAGGGCTCCATTCAGCGGTTTCTGTTCCACCTGCCGAGCAAGTTCACCCCGGAGACCCGCGGGCACCGGCTCAATGCGCTGGTGGTCGAGGTGGACCCCGAGACCGGTCGCGCCACCGGCGTGGAACGGCTCAACCTGCCGCTGCCGTCCTGAGTTGGGACGGAACGCGCCGGTAACCGATCAACTTTCGGCTGTCCGGACACATCTATAGACCGGACACGAAGGCACCCGGACACCCGGGATACCCTGCAGCGAGGTAACGGCAATGAGGATATGGCAGCGGGCGGCGATTGCGGCGGTTGCAGCACTGGGACTGGCGACGGCGGCGGCCGCGGCGACGGAGACAGTGAACGCCGGCGGCCGGTCGTTCCGGGTGGAGCGCTGCCCGGAGACGGCGCTGCCCCTGCAAGTCCGTCCGACGGATCCTGTGCGGTACGCAGGCGAGCCCGCGGCGGCCGCCCGCCGCTTCCTGGCCGACCACGCCGCCTTGCTGGGGCTCGGCGCCGAGCTGGCGCAGTACCAGCCCGTGGGGGAGCGCCGGTCACCCGCCGGACGCCACGTGGATCTGGACCTCTGGCACGCCGGCCGGCCGGTGGTCAACGGCCGGATCAGCGTGCATCTGGACGCCGCCGGTCGGGTGACGCTGGCCCAGCGCATGCCCATGCTCCCGGACCCCGCATGGCCGGAGGTTTTTCCCGACCGGACGGCGGCGCTCGACCTGGCCGCCGACGCGTTCGCCGAGCGGGTCCTCCGTTCGGCCTGGCCCAAACCGCTGGTCGAGAAACCGCTGCCCGCCACGGCGATGCTGACGGCGGAGCAGGAGGCGTACTTCATCGAAGCGGGCCGGCCGCTCGCGGTACGGGAGTTCTGCCTGGTGACGGAGGAACCGCTGGCCCGCTGGACCCTCTGGGTGGGCGGCGCGCCGCTCCGCGTGCTGGGCGCGTCCTCCGACGTCTGGTACGCCGACGGCAGCGGCCGTGTGTTCCAGCCCAATCCGGTGAACTACCTGAACAATTCCAGCCTGCGGGACAACTCGGACGGCAGCCTGTTCCTCCCTGCCTACCTCGACGTGGTGCTGGCGGAACTCGCCGACCCTGACCCGCAGGGCTATCATCTGGCGGGGCCGTGGGTGCAGATCGTGAGCCGCACCGACGAGCCCCCCCTGACGGCGCCGCCGGCGGAACCGTCGCCCGTGTTCGACTATCCGCGGGACCCGGCGGGATTCGAGGCCGTGATGGCCTACTACTGGATCGATTCGGCCCAGCGGTACATCCAGTGGCTGGGCTTCGACACCATTGTCCACTTTCCCCTCCCGGTGGACGTGCACGGGCTCGACGGCGCCGACAACTCCCATTTCGTGCGGCAAGGCAGCACTCGCTACATTGCTTACGGCGACGGCGGTGTCGACGACGCCGAGGACGCCGATATCATCCTCCACGAATACGGCCACGCCATTCAGGACACCTCGAATCCCCTCGCATTCAGCAACGCCATCGTGGAGTCGGGGGCCATCGGCGAGGGATTCTCGGACTACTGGGCGTTCAGCCGGACCTACGACCTGAGCGTGACCAGCGGCTACAACCCGTTTCACATCGGCGA contains the following coding sequences:
- a CDS encoding TIGR00282 family metallophosphoesterase — protein: MRVLCVGDVMGRPGRRVLREMLHRVQSEYRIDFTIANGENAAGGFGMIPEKFQELMPLGIDVMTTGNHIWDRKEAYDLLNQTDRLLRPLNYPPGVPGRGFTVVDSQIGVPVAVINLQGRVFMPPIDCPFRGVEAVLPELRRRTPIIFVDFHAEATSEKVAMGWFLNGKVSAVFGTHTHVQTADERILPDGTAYITDLGMTGPHDWVIGMDVEGSIQRFLFHLPSKFTPETRGHRLNALVVEVDPETGRATGVERLNLPLPS